In Streptococcus gallolyticus subsp. gallolyticus DSM 16831, the sequence AATCAACACATATCTCATATTGACTAGAAAGTGTTTTAAGTTATGACGAAGCAAGACCGTCGTTTTAAGAGAACCCAAAAGGCTATTTATACGTCTTTTGTCACTCTATTTTTAGAGAAGGATTTTATTGAAATTACGATTAATGAGATTAGCCAATTAGCTGATATCAACCGTTCTACTTTTTATCTGCATTTTGAGGATAAGTATGCTCTTTTGGATGACTATTTATTAAGCTTATTACCGATTATCGAGACTAATGGTACAGCTTTATCAAGTCAAGTTCAACTAAGGCAACAGTTAGGACAGATGTATGATTATTTGCAAGACAACCTCGCTTTCTTTAAGCGGTTATTCAATGAAACTAATTATCCTTTTGCTATTCGCTCTATTAAAAAAGTTTTAAAAGAGTTCTTTTATCAGAATGATTCTTTTTTTACTGAACAAGTTGGCAATTCAAGGGAATTTACGACTCATATTAGAATAGCCGGATTAATAGCCATGATTGAATGGTTTTTATCGCAAGAAAATTATGGTCGAAATCAGTTTATCAAAGAAACCCAAGATTTGGTAAATTTGCTGGATGGAGTGTAATAATGACTTTAAGTTTTAAAGTCTGCTAGTCTTAGAACTCCAATGAAGTATAGCAAGTTTAATAAAAAAACGTGGGATTAGTTACTTTAGAGGAACTAATCCCACGGGTATAAATATACTCAAATTGTACTTATCCTATAATTGAAGGTGGAAATAATTGAAGGTGGAAAAATTTTGGTCACCCATTTGGTCAACCTTTAAAATTTCAATACTATTAAGTAAGTGACAAAGCCCTGATAAATCACGGTTCTTGTTTTTCTATTTTGCTAATTTTAATTCAATTTTGACGGCCGCCGGTATAGTTAAAGGTCTTCGAACATAATTTGAAGGCTTTTTTCTTTGTTTTGGGCAATTTTATATTCTTTTATTTATTCATTTAATCGAAGTAAAAAGCACCTTGTCTAATAAGATAACCCCTAGCTCAGTATTTTATTTTTTGGAAGTGTTGCGAAATTTACCTTATTTAAATGAAATTATTTAAAATTATATAACATAAAGTGAAAAGTACATAGTGATAAAAGTGCAGTAATAAAGGCTTTTAGTATTTAAAGAGATATAAATTCCACCAACCAGGTCTTAAGAAAGCTCGTAAAGCTAGCCAATTCTCAAAACGTTAAGAATCAGCTACAATACAGCAATTACAAACACTTCATGGTTCACACCATGGGGTGTTTTTTGCTGATTTTTTAGCAAAATTCACACCACTTTTCACACCAAATTCACACCATTACTTTTTAAGGTTACGGTAGGCGATTTCACCAACAGCCATTGGTATGACATTTGAAGTATTGACATAGGTCTTAGTTGTAAGAGTGTCGCTATGCGTTAAAGCCTCTGAAATGGCTTCTAGTGATGTGCCAGATTGTTTGGCAAGAGTTGCCCCCGTATGACGTAATTTATGAGGTGTAGCGTGTATTAGTTCCTTATGACGGCGTTCGACTGACTTCATCTTATTATTAAGATAATCAGCATGTAAGGGACTATTAACGTTTCCTTTTGTGTCAATATAAGTAAAGACATACTGTTCATCAGATTGAATAATATTGAATTTTGCTAATTCCAATTTTTGTTGCTTTTTCCAAGCACGGAGTAAATCAGCTAGCTCAGTAGGAATATGGAAAGTCGTCTTTTTATTACCCTTAGTTGATTTTGGATTTTTATACTTATCCAAGG encodes:
- a CDS encoding TetR/AcrR family transcriptional regulator; translation: MTKQDRRFKRTQKAIYTSFVTLFLEKDFIEITINEISQLADINRSTFYLHFEDKYALLDDYLLSLLPIIETNGTALSSQVQLRQQLGQMYDYLQDNLAFFKRLFNETNYPFAIRSIKKVLKEFFYQNDSFFTEQVGNSREFTTHIRIAGLIAMIEWFLSQENYGRNQFIKETQDLVNLLDGV